AACTTATCTGTCTCTCAAATATGGAGAATCTCAACGCTGTATTTATCAATGATGGTATGGCGCAGTCTGAGCGACTTATCAAACTCAATCAGATTGCCATTCAGCAGATGAAAATTCTTGAAGATACAGGCGGAAGAAACTTATTAAAATAAAGATGAACATGGCAATAAAGGATAAGGATGGAAATACGGTGGGATGCATTTTTATCAGATGCATCCCCCTATGTAAATCCATATATTTCTTGTAGCGGCTTTAAACTTTATCTTCTATCTTTGTGAATAGGCATTTCCCTTTTCTATAATCGTTGGGAAAATTTCAAGTTCCTCATCATTTTCAGTACCTATTTTATATTATATATGGTACTTATTCTGGTAGTGGCGCTTGGATTTAACAGGGGCTCCATGGAAGGAACCGCTGCCCATACCGCTGCCACGAAAACTCTCATGGAAGCCTGAACCACCGCTATATTCGCCCCAGCGGGCTCTGATTCTATCTACATAATTAACCGTTTCCGTGCCTCGCATATAACCATATTTCACTACCGGATCTGTGTAATAAGCCGGTTGAGAAAGGCGCAGAATATAATCGCGAATTACGCCCCAATTGTACGGATTCTGACCATGTTTGCGAGCCAGCGCCATCGCATCTCTGATGTGGAAATAGCCACCATTATAAGAAGCAAGGGCGAAAAGCATGCGCTGGAAAGGGTCGCCTACGTCAGAGAAATGCCCCTGCAGTTCCGCCATATATCTGGCTGCCGCAGCCACATTCGCCTCAGGTTCATGAATCATGCTCATCGGCAAACCCAGATGGGAAGCCGTGCCTGGCATAATCTGCATCAGTCCGCAAGCTCCAGCCCATGACTTCGCATTCGGGTCGAAACAGCTCTCCTGATAACATTGGGCAGCCATCAGACGCCAGTCCATGCGAGCCGTTCCGCTATAGCGCTGGAAGAGGTGGTCGTAGCGGGAAATAACACCCTTAGAACGGTTCAGGAATGGTGAATAAACGTGGCGGCGCACGCTGGCAGAAGAAAGCAGCCACGATTCTTCCTGCTTGACCTGAGCAATCAGCTTAGGCTTAAACCAGCCGTTCAGGGTGTCGGCAAGACTCTTGTTACCGTTCAGCACAGCCCA
This Segatella copri DSM 18205 DNA region includes the following protein-coding sequences:
- a CDS encoding transglycosylase SLT domain-containing protein, translated to MKNKGYLYALYALFLLAACADKKPQQELTPWGTPVGEMEYADNSDGADGDEKKPASTSKGLSLEDIQANGELIMLTVNGPTTYYDYHSHGMGLQYLLCEKFAQQIGVSLRVEECKDTAEMVRKLEKGEGDVIAVPLPRKQTRGNLLFCGVTPDSTRTQWAVLNGNKSLADTLNGWFKPKLIAQVKQEESWLLSSASVRRHVYSPFLNRSKGVISRYDHLFQRYSGTARMDWRLMAAQCYQESCFDPNAKSWAGACGLMQIMPGTASHLGLPMSMIHEPEANVAAAARYMAELQGHFSDVGDPFQRMLFALASYNGGYFHIRDAMALARKHGQNPYNWGVIRDYILRLSQPAYYTDPVVKYGYMRGTETVNYVDRIRARWGEYSGGSGFHESFRGSGMGSGSFHGAPVKSKRHYQNKYHI